One Roseomonas gilardii subsp. gilardii genomic region harbors:
- a CDS encoding MoaD/ThiS family protein: MPVILVPSSLRRYTGQQAQVTVEGDTVQSVLDHLVDGLPEMRGHLFTANRLRPFVMVFKNGQDIRLLNGLDTAVDGKDEIRILASIAGG, from the coding sequence ATGCCGGTCATCCTGGTGCCGAGTTCCCTCCGCCGATACACAGGCCAGCAGGCTCAGGTCACGGTCGAGGGCGATACCGTGCAGTCGGTGCTGGACCATCTGGTGGACGGCCTGCCGGAAATGCGGGGCCACCTCTTCACCGCGAACCGCCTGCGGCCCTTCGTGATGGTCTTCAAGAACGGCCAGGACATCCGCCTGCTGAACGGGCTGGACACCGCCGTCGATGGCAAGGACGAGATCCGCATCCTGGCGAGCATCGCTGGCGGATGA
- a CDS encoding peroxiredoxin, with translation MPIQPGDTIPSVKLMRATPEGPQEQDTADFFAGRTVVLFGVPGAFTPTCSARHLPGFKEQAEALRAKGVDAIACMAVNDAFVMAAWARDQGLGDEIAMLADGSAAFTRALGLEMDLGARGMGVRCQRFALVARDGKVAHVGIEAPGAFEASKAETILAVL, from the coding sequence ATGCCCATTCAGCCCGGCGACACGATCCCCTCGGTCAAGCTCATGCGTGCCACCCCGGAGGGGCCGCAGGAGCAGGACACCGCGGACTTCTTCGCCGGCCGGACGGTGGTGCTGTTCGGCGTCCCCGGCGCCTTCACCCCCACCTGCTCCGCCCGCCATCTGCCCGGCTTCAAGGAGCAGGCGGAGGCCCTGCGGGCCAAGGGCGTCGATGCCATCGCCTGCATGGCGGTGAACGATGCCTTCGTCATGGCCGCCTGGGCCCGCGACCAGGGCCTGGGAGATGAGATCGCCATGCTCGCCGATGGTTCGGCCGCCTTCACCCGCGCGCTGGGGCTGGAGATGGATCTCGGTGCCCGTGGCATGGGAGTGCGCTGCCAGCGCTTCGCCCTGGTCGCCCGCGACGGCAAGGTGGCGCATGTGGGGATCGAGGCCCCGGGCGCCTTCGAGGCGAGCAAGGCCGAAACGATTCTGGCGGTGTTGTAG